Below is a window of Impatiens glandulifera chromosome 2, dImpGla2.1, whole genome shotgun sequence DNA.
TTGCAAAGGAGGTCCGGGACAGGCCGGTCGATGTCGAACATGAATAATGGTGCATCTTATTTTCCTTTCGTGGGTACTTCGATGGCTAATTTGCTTCAAAAAGGTAGACCTCCCTATCAGTTTTATGGACCACACAATCTAGCTTTAATGCCATCGAAAACTCATTTCACAGGTCCAAATCCACCTTTTATCACTTCTAGATTTGCCGGACCAAGTCTATTGAATCCCAATATAGCAGGTCCAAATCCACCTTTTGTGGCTGCTGCTTCATTCCCCGGACCaactttatttaaaactaatccGGCAGGTCCAAATCCACCTTTTGTGGCTGCTTCATTCCCCGGACCAAGCTTATTTAAAACTAATCCGGCAGGTCCAAATCCACCTTTCGTGCCTTCTTCCTTTCCCGGACCATGTTTGTTGAAAACTCAGTTGGCAAGTCCAAATCCACCTTTCGTGCCTTCTAATTTCGCTGGACCAAGTTTATCGAAAACGTCCCAGTTTGCAGGTCCAAATCCACCTTTCGTTCTTTCTTCATTCGCCGGACCAATTCTGTTGAAAACTCATCCGGTAGATCCGAATCCGTTGAAGCTTTCATTGAACTACGATGCATTGCCCTCGAGAATGGTTATTAACCCCTCAAGAATGGTTAATAACCCCCCAATCCCTCCAAAAATGGTTGTTAACCCCTCAATCCCTCCAAAAATGGACGTTGTTAACCCCTCAATCCCTCCAAAAATGGTTGTCAACCCCTCCTCAAGCCCTTCAAAAATGGTTGTCAACCCCTCCTCAAGCCCTTCAAAAATGGTTGTTAACCCCTCCTCAAGCCCCTCAGAAATGGTTGTTAACCTCTCCTTAAGCCCCTCAGAAATGGTTGTTAACCTCTCCTCAAGCCCCTCAGAAATGGTTGTTAACCCCTCCTCAATCCCCTCAGAAATGGTTGTTAACCCCTCAGAAATGGTTGTTAACCCCTCAGAAATGGTTGTTAACCTCTCCTTAAGCCCCTCAGAAATGGTTGTTAACCCCTCAGAAATGGTTGTTAACCCCTCAAGCCCCCCAGGAATGGTTAGTAACCCCTCAAGCCCCCCAGGAGTGGTTAGTAACCCCTCAAGCCCCTCAGGAATGGGTAATAGTAAGACAGAAATGGTGAAACAGGTTTGTCCTTAAACTCGTGTTTCTACTCATGCAATGacaatcattttctattttttttacatttattactCTTCTGaaataaatcatgtttttaGATGTAAAATGTAAGAATTCTTATCATGGTTTTCATTGCAGGAAAAAGCTGCAGATTTGAATGTTGATGGGGGCACAGATAAATGAACTCGAAAGTTTCAGAATACTTTTATCTTGTTAGTGAaggattttcaatatttttcatTGCATTATTCCATTCATATTGACAAAATTGAAATGAACTggttgattttgtttgtttttcaggTTTGGAGTTTGAGTCGTTAAGTACTTAATTTCATGTTGGCGCGCGTCTAATAAACGCAGTTGGCGCGGTGTTATTTACTTTTGGTTATTGCTTTCTAGTAACAAGGGATCTGTGTTCAAGTTCCCATCTAGGttgtgtaataaaaaaaaaggttatcaTAATTTCATGTTTTTCTAGTAGATGTACTAATCTAGCTATGTGAGATGTTTAAGTGTGATGAACCTTTTGTTTCAATTTCCTTAATGAATTTTCTTTATAAGTATGGTCAAGATTTTTCATATGATTCATTTTATAAAGGATGTTAAAGTTAAAAGTTACAACATAGAATACAAAAATCATAAAAAGTTCAAAGTAgcataaataaaaagaaaaggaaaaaggaCAACATATAAATGGAAACACACATAGGATGATAACATTTTGAACCCTaacctttttatatatatggacAATCCCACAAATTAAGTTCAAAAacaattgttaatttatataactattcATACTCAACTACTATTTTAACAAATGggagttatcaaatttattattctaaGGTTAATCCATTCTTGCAAtgtcattaatataagtttGCATTCTATGTTATTTCTATAAGTACATTACTATCTCAAagttatggattaattattgCTGGTATGTCATGTGGAAAGAACAACCCATTCATCTAGATATTATTGTAATCtatgtattaaattaaagtttttaaaagaaaattaattatatattagtaacCTATTCAACTAGATTTTGTTGTAATCTAGGTAGAGTTGACAACGAGTACCTTACCCTACGGGTAGTGAAGTATCCATCTTCGAACTCGATTTTTACTACCCGATTTCGACCTCGAACCCGACGTGTCTCTATATTTATAGGGTACCGATATTCGACGAGTACCCCATTACCCAATTAAAgtgtgaaattatatttattattttctaaatatactaaatattaaaaaaaattaactaacacatgttattacaaaatatgatagaccaaacaatattaataaatattttatccttaaataacattaatcatctatactatataatataaattcatttatattacaaaataaacttgaaatgaatataacataatacttaattaaatataaacttcAAAATCTTTATCGTCAATACATTtttctcaaaagaaaaaaaacacatcattcttaaataatattataaaatttataaaaatgtcaattttgCTTTTGTTAAAacagaagaaaaaaatacaaaatagagATAgaagattaagttaataaatatttataggaTTATAAGAATTGAAAAAGAAGcattataactttattaaataataaataacattaaaactagtaatattgaaatttgaaaaacacaaaTGAAAACATTACTTATTTGCATAGTTATATCGTAGaggttaaataatataacaatcgTTTTATTATTAGAGACTTGGATTTAGAACTTTTTATCTTTTGATTGAAGATAAAAGTGGAATTGATgttgaaaaaatatgaaaaatgaagaTTAAGAGTATGATTAATGAGGAGAGTGAAAACTTATTATAATGATGCGGACGTATTTATGGTTTTGGGTAAAAGAGTTTTGTTTTGGGTAcaacaatatttattataattttgattaagaGGTGGAATTTAAaagtcatttaaattttaataatatatattttttaaaagtaatatattcGGATATCGGATTTGAGTTTCTAACTGTATCCATCCACAACCCCAAACCTAATCGGATAACATTTTCACCCCCTATCTCTGATTCCGAACTCGAACTCGATTTTAAATATCCATTGTGTTCCTTAAATCTATgtattaaataagtttatatatcCAACATTTGAAAAAGAGAATTAGTGTtgaaaatcaaacataactacTTGGAACTACTTGTAGTGTTATACATAATTTAGATcccatatattattttaaagaaatattaattatatattattattatttataattatattaattattttttaaaaataattaagtaaaaaattaattaaaagttaataataaataagtaacaatacaaaatgttatatttataaattaattatattaattcatctaataatttataaatataaattcaattttatttttgaaaaatcctataaaatcgaaaaataaaaaatatttacacattattTAGATAAAGAGGATTCTGAAAAATGTATACACTTACTCGTATGAGTTtacctacaaataatatttaattataaaataataatttattttaaattttctaaaaaaaaaatcattcaaaatgtttaataatttgataataaccATAAACAAATGAAATTATCATTTTTGTCACTCCTAACAATAAAATTGTCtaaaatcattcaaaacattGTCATCATCCATGCtcctctttatttattttcattattctcTTGACGCATTTTGTCCTTATTTTTTTCTAGGTTTCTTATCTCTAAGAACAAATGTACTTTAAACTACTATTATTTATAtgcattatttttcaataatttcttAGTATTTGTTTGTCATTTAACTTCATCTTCATAATAAATACTGATATGttgatgtaattatatataagtaaactcaataaaatataaaataataatattttaataaattagatatagcaaacatatttatattttttttaatcttcaactaatatatataaaatacaaagaAATTCGTTAATGACACTGGGTTTGGGTTTGTTCGTTAATGGCCTATATTTGGGTTGAAGTTGAACTATCTAAAGGCCCATTCGTATTTTTTCTGTAATATTATTCCATGCTGAAACCAGTGGATTTTAAAAGGGTAATTTATCTGTTTTTACAAAATTCCGAATCATTACAAGACCGGCCCGAAGTTTGGGCCtatgccaaaaatattttttatttattatttatgtaacttttatattttattttaaatttatttgtttttgtttttattattcttttctctcaataacaataattttagtatgggaaacaaatattatatatttaattttttaatgtaatttagGCACTTAACttatctaacaatttttttaaaaatttgagtttttttaatacaaaaaattaaataatattatcctATTTAAATTGGTGGTTGATATTAGGGCGTATAATTATAACCCGACACAAAAACACAATCCTAACCGAACACGATAAAATCAATATAAGGTCATGTATTTTTAGGTTTGGGTCGAAATCAGGTCGGTTTATTTAACCTGataataaatatgtcaaaatggGGTCGACCTTAAATGACACGAAGTAGACTCACAAatccatttataattttttttttgtaaagattTGTGTTTGCTTTTTCCTATTTACTCACTCATTTTTCGTAGGGTTTTTGtaagtgaatttgtgatttaacttcattcttattttgtgttgatgttattttaatctgaaaaagaaatatataatattaattacatcGGAGTTGAGTTTAAGTTGAGTCAGATCAATCGAGCCAAACAAGTTAATCAGGTCAATTGGTTTTAACCTGTAAGTGAAGTTTAGGTTACAAGTGAAGTTTAGGTTAGTATCACTCAACCTGTTAACTTGTTAACTTGTCCGTTCGAACCGTCAACCCGAAGACGACTTGAATTGTCTACTTAAACAATGATATAAAAATCTTTCAAATGAATTATGGTCCACTTTTgtgtcaaattttattttgagaaagagTTGGAACTCCtctatttatttcaataataataaaaaaactcctCCTAAAAGTGACATTTCAATTTGATCTACAATCCAACATAAGtggaaataaatcaaattatttcatatatatatatatatatatatgatcataacAATTCTCTAACTCTCTCGTTGATAAATACATGAGATGTACTATATTCAccaatctaattaattatttccaaaaatatgATGAGTTGGTATTTCAAGTAAATTGTACTTTTAATAACAAATGACACTTTGTTAAGGAAGTAACTTTAGTGTGATAATTTTCAAGAAGCTTGTTTCTTggtaaagaaaattaatttagtgTTATACCTAttaacatataaacaaattcaaatgtTTCTTTTATTAGTAACTAACCTATACATCTTTttctagtaaaaaaaaataactacatttttttaaaacaagttaTCCAATTTTTTACTCAACATCCAATTAATTCTCCATATAAAATTACTACACTAAAAAACcaagataaatattatttgtttaattttatataaaaaaaaataaagctaAGTTGAAGTGGAGATATGAATCATATGAATTTCTTacattaaagttttttttataaaaagactgCAACACTAATCTAATAGctatattaacataataaatcATAATTGGTTAAACTCATTTTGAAGTTGTTGTTTGAGATATATATGATGCTTAGTTTGTGTTTatgattttcttaatttgaattttttattaggatattttttttagaatgaaggttttttttttaaagtaacgTTACTCTATGCAGATAAAGTATATAACCTGTAAACACTCAACTAATTTAATTAGACGAACTAAATGCGTTACCTAATGAGCTCGAATTCAAGACTTCTTGGAATATTCACTTCTTCTAAGCTATGGAATCTAGATAAATTGTTAAAGAGTATAtcataatgattttaattttaatttaaaacgtttttaaataagttttgaattaatttattctctataaataaataaaattaaataacaatattaaaaaatcatttatgagtcattttataatttttatttaaattgctCAAACATATCTAATataaaaacgtgataaaaaaagtttttacagcataacttaaaattttattaaaaagtcaattttttaattatttttttatatagtttatagtataatataaatgagtttttttttaaacaaatatgaaaatgGAATTATTTTCAGAGGATGAATTTGACCATGATAAAGATgataaaattctaattaaaaaagaaaaaagaaaaaaaagtgctgtgtatatagatctatgaaaaaaaaaagtcactTTACAAGATAAACAAtagtgaattatttgaaaaaagaagaTCTTAAAACACTTGTTTTCTAAGATCTATCCTCCTTTactcaatctcaatcacacacACAAAACACCGACATTTTCTTACAACTAGATTTATGTTTCTCTTCGATTGTCTACTAAATAATGTCGGACCTATTTATCCGGAATTTCTGTCACTGTGAGATTTAAGATTAGAAAGATGAACAATCCTACTTCCATCATTTCAttgttcatcttcattctttctcttcttctcaacAGATTTACCCATGGATTTGGGTATTATTCCAACTACACAGAGCTCCTCCTTGATGAAAACCTCGCCGCCTCCGCCGCCGTCGCCGTCGGACCCAATCCTCTCTTTGTGGGTCTGACCCTTATTCAAGGAGCCGCTGATAAGGGCGCCGGTATTATCtgtttattttacaaaaaattgATACAAATCTAACTGTTTGAActttgaatgaatgaatgatgaATCTAAATCTAATCCTGAGTTCTTGCAGTTTGTCTAGACGGAACATTGCCCGGTTATCATATAAATTCCGGCCATGGATCGGGGGCAAATAGTTGGGTTATTCAATTAGAGGTTTGTTTGATTGTTGAATTAGATGggtttttgaaaattggatCTGAACCCAGTTTTGATTTAGGGTGGAGGATGGTGTAATACTGTCAGAAATTGTGTTTTTCGTAAGACGACTAGACGAGGATCGTCCAAGTTTATGGAGAAACGGTTGCAATTCACCGGAATTCTTAGTGATAAACAAGAAGAAAATCcaggttttttatttttttataaataatattattattattatgttctttttttttaaattgaaatgggTTCTGTTTTCTATTCTAGATTTCTTCAATTGGAACAGAGTTAAGCTACGGTATTGCGACGGGGCATCCTTCTCCGGCGAAGGCGAAAACAAGGTTcctctcaatttttttttctttcaatttagTTAGTTTAATTGAATTTGAGGATATTATGAATAGGTAAGAATGCTCTTTGCACACTTAAATGTCTTGCATAAAAAACGAAGTTTCTATATCGAATTTTGAATCCATTGAGGTAGTTCAAGTAATAAGCGACTATCATTAATAAACGAGTttgattctcatttaaaataatcttaactTCAAGCGAATtacttcaaaataaataaatagataaacaatCACAAGCTTCATGTTTAATACCCATTatgaacattttaatttaaatgggTCATAACACCCTATGCAATAAAACCCCTTGACTCTAGGGTTATTCTAGCCATCTTAAGGAATAAACCCGATTCATTTAAAGAGGTAATGGCATTAGGTTTATGTTAGTTACCTCGAAAATAAATCCTTTTTAGGTATCTTGTTAcaatatatacatttttcaataaaaaaaatttaatgggTTTTTATAGTTTAAACTGAATTTGatatcttcaattaattgatcgGTTTCTCAGGCTGCAGGACTGCAGTTTCGGGGACAACGGATATGGTTAGCGGGTATGCAAGAATTAATGTCGAAAGGAATGAAAAACGCGGATCAGGTGTTCATTTTTATCGACgctaaatatattgtttatcgATGCTAAAAcatttttgtttggtttttaGGCACTTCTTTCGGGCTGCTCAGCAGGGGGATTGGCCTCTATACTGCATTGCGACGAGTTTCGTGGCTTGTTTCCTGATAATACTAAAGTTAAATGCCTTAGTGATGCTGGATTATTCCTAGACGCGTAAATTCTTCaacaatttagtttaaaatttcgccttttagattattggaaaattaatgttatgatcgtttttatttaaaatgcaGCACAGATGTGTCTGGTACGAGTACAATGAGGAACATGTTCGATGGTGTGGTCTCATTGCAGGTTCGTTATGTTTTTAAGTTTAACGAAAATTTGTAATCTCGAATAAACCAAAATTTGACCTCTTAGACATTGGTTTTGAGTTTCAATGTCTTTTTATTTGTAGTTTCATTTTGTTGTGATTTGTGGCTAATCAAGTCCATGGTATATGTAATCTTCATAGaacaagtttatttttttttcaaataacactAATCATATAACAATTGTTCATTATAAACAGGGTGTGGGAAAGAATTTACCATCTAGTTGCACGAATCGTCTGAATGCTACCTCGGTTTGAATCCTATTTCGTAATCTTATTCTTTGCGAAAAAACTgtttttgattttctttgtaTTAACAtgatctttcttttctttgttgTAGTGTTTTTTCCCCGAGAACTTGGTTGAAAACATCAAAACACCTTTGTTTTTACTCAATTCAGCATATGATTCATGGCAGGTAATtcaatattcaatatattttgttaCATTTTCCTATTGGTAATAATTCTGATTATTTTAGGTCCAAGCTAGTTTAATCCCTGCATCATCATCAACAGCCGATCCAAAAGGATGCCGAACTAACCATTCCATGTGTTCATCTTCACAGATAGAGTTTTTTCAAGGTCTTCCTTTAAATATAGTGGTTGATATTGTTGTTTATCGTTATTGTATTTGGTGATTAACGGttaaatagataatttttttttacagattTTAGGAACCATATGTTGAACGCGATAAAGGGTTTCTCTTCGTCGAAGCAAAATGGGTTGTTTATAAATTCGTGTTTCGCTCATTGTCACACGGAGAGACAAGACACATGGTTTGCTAACGACTCTCCTAGTATTGGCAACAAGGTATTTTGTTTGTATGCATATATGAGATTTTGTTTTGAAACAACATAATTGAGGATGTTCGGGTTTTTGTTTTGACAATGTAAACAGAGGGTGGCGGTCGCGGTTGGAGATTGGTTTTTCGATCGGACGAAAAACTGCGATGATGTAGACTCTCCTTATCCGAGTGACAAAACTTGTCACGATCAGATCTAGGAAATGAATTGTCTTAGGAATgggttaattttaattatttatttaaaagttacaATTTGATTAAGAACATATGATACATATGTTATATCCATTCAAAACTATATAAAACAAATGATgctattaatattattatttggtgTGATATTGTAAGTTATTTATCTTTGCAAATTGAATTGACAATTTAATCATGTTCTTATCTAGAAAACTTCAATTATTAGTGTCTGCCTTCAATTATTAGCTAATTTGATTATGCTTATTCTATTTGATAATGTTAGgtgtttttgaaatgtttaattgctccaaattatcttttattatttgtttcaaattattcattaaattcttagttttatttaattttattcgctAAAACTATTGTTTGTTATAATTAGTGTAACAATTTATTATCTAATCGAAACTTATTCGTGTTTATAAGTCAATCAAATTAGCccttaattattagattttttctttattgacggtaattattcatattcttcGTTTTTTTATTCGTTCAATTTATTCGTTAAATTAGATATGTTggttaattatagtttattcaAAACGCTTATATTCGGTGTGTTTGATACATTTAATCTCTTTaacttattctttttatttgttttagacGCTCGCTCAAACTGCAGTAGTAATTTATTCGTTAAAATTACTTTAACTTATTActtatttacaatttatttatcctgtaaatttttatttttatccaatTTAACATTTATCTAACATCAAtaacttgttttatttaatatataaaaattaatttttatttatttataattgattgaaTTCTGAATTTCTGATAGATAAAATGTTTGGGCCTAGTAGGTAGCTTTAGCATTGGGCTTACATTGGATCAGtcctatttatatataagttgattaaagctaatatttaatttcatatttatttatttattagaattaaattaataattattatttaaaatcttttcattattaagatttaatcttaaactaaactaaaaaattcaacaaaatttaataattcagTAATACAAAGACAAGTCAAGcttcataaattaaacaaattacatCATTACAAgataagacaaaaaaaaaagtatttttttaacattcatCCACATTTCATGATAatcatattttatgttttacctGCATTTCATTTGAACTATTCAATACTTCAAAtggaatattaattattcaaacccttaattttcaattttattaaaaatcttataacatatacaatatatatatatagacaacTTCTATATAACTAATAATGATAAATCAAACACAACCAGCAAACAAGCTAGTATAATGGTATAAAAAcagagatataaattatataattaaaattgtatgatgatgaagaagaagatcaatctGATGAAGTTTGAGAAAATTGATAATTATGAATCTTCTCTATATAGGCCGATGCCCTCCAATCGATTCCTGGTTCAGCCACATAAGTACCTCTGTCGTAATCGCTAGGCCACACTCTGCAAGGCTTCATATTATATTCCTCCGCCGCCGTCGCTGtcaccgccgccgccgcctctCCTCTCCCCTGTTGTCGACTCTTCGATTTGAACATGTTGAAGAGAGCTGAGAAAGTTGATGGCTTCTGCCGACTGTAATTGTTCCCTCCTCCGGCCATAAATGTATGTGTATCTGCTTTTGACCTTAAttatctagagagagagagagggtgTGTTTGTGTTTTGATCTTGTAGTGAGGATCAATGGTGAGAAAAACATGGAACATAAACCATGTATTTATAGGGAGAGATTGAGAGGTTTGGTCTAaagtaagtgaagaagaagaatctatAGAGAGAGAGACAAAGAGAGTTGTCCGGTTTTTTTTCTTgggttttttttcttccaaataATCAAGTTAttctcttataattattttttaataaatctaaacaagATAGAGAAAATTAGAAGTTTCACATGAATTTAACTATGCTCACAATAAAGGGAAAATTGATCATAATACTAAGAAAACTAGTAACTTGGATATTTAGTAATTCTTAGCTAGGCTATAGACTTGGTGAGATTATGAtgtatttcatttaaaaataatattatgatgtATTATTAGTCATAGTGGTGTATCATCTTGTACATGTGTGCCAAAC
It encodes the following:
- the LOC124923749 gene encoding vegetative cell wall protein gp1-like, with translation MNPVERKRNIEGVLAELDLSFGVSSTFLTLPLYEYYIMAQNKLERVKAQISRKSKKSQKDADAEKELITNELGLTIHQTISEKGKKDEVDAVAEKEEYPTIIFLSDSSDQDSGEGTAVKSKVNLKRKSSATNEPEGQKVIKTVKASPLNLAPRGQIMALQRRSGTGRSMSNMNNGASYFPFVGTSMANLLQKGRPPYQFYGPHNLALMPSKTHFTGPNPPFITSRFAGPSLLNPNIAGPNPPFVAAASFPGPTLFKTNPAGPNPPFVAASFPGPSLFKTNPAGPNPPFVPSSFPGPCLLKTQLASPNPPFVPSNFAGPSLSKTSQFAGPNPPFVLSSFAGPILLKTHPVDPNPLKLSLNYDALPSRMVINPSRMVNNPPIPPKMVVNPSIPPKMDVVNPSIPPKMVVNPSSSPSKMVVNPSSSPSKMVVNPSSSPSEMVVNLSLSPSEMVVNLSSSPSEMVVNPSSIPSEMVVNPSEMVVNPSEMVVNLSLSPSEMVVNPSEMVVNPSSPPGMVSNPSSPPGVVSNPSSPSGMGNSKTEMVKQEKAADLNVDGGTDK
- the LOC124923812 gene encoding pectin acetylesterase 12-like; translated protein: MNNPTSIISLFIFILSLLLNRFTHGFGYYSNYTELLLDENLAASAAVAVGPNPLFVGLTLIQGAADKGAVCLDGTLPGYHINSGHGSGANSWVIQLEGGGWCNTVRNCVFRKTTRRGSSKFMEKRLQFTGILSDKQEENPDFFNWNRVKLRYCDGASFSGEGENKAAGLQFRGQRIWLAGMQELMSKGMKNADQALLSGCSAGGLASILHCDEFRGLFPDNTKVKCLSDAGLFLDATDVSGTSTMRNMFDGVVSLQGVGKNLPSSCTNRLNATSCFFPENLVENIKTPLFLLNSAYDSWQVQASLIPASSSTADPKGCRTNHSMCSSSQIEFFQDFRNHMLNAIKGFSSSKQNGLFINSCFAHCHTERQDTWFANDSPSIGNKRVAVAVGDWFFDRTKNCDDVDSPYPSDKTCHDQI